One Gadus chalcogrammus isolate NIFS_2021 chromosome 4, NIFS_Gcha_1.0, whole genome shotgun sequence DNA segment encodes these proteins:
- the LOC130380492 gene encoding amphoterin-induced protein 2-like, which produces MFPSTGSPLRPALPSSPTSSCVAALLLPLLCWLRPSSSAALACPRGCLCASDIISCSGAGLSRWPRDVPAWAAHLDLSHNLLATLPANWSAPRTLRRLASLLLARNAIAGVEPDAFALTPHLVHLDLSSNRLAAVRASAFGRGALPGLEVLLLFGNRIAAVEPGALSGLRGLRRLYLAGNRLAAVPLELLEGRPRPAHLALLDLSSNALTALPVQSLLALGARPQVYLQGNPLVCDCALRALLGFWCRRRYRPLLDFRAEYPCGAGGGGGCSTSTTSTANTQDLVSPVGGVYQIEPGDWLTVPCPGLAPPLRENQTVFWLTPGAVLNSSSSSSSGDGDGGDHGNATLRRVRVLPSGALEIRGAVAADAGTYTCVAARGAPPEPECGGEEERGGADGEVSVLVGNKSQGGGGARGGGRRRGAEHFNTAFTTLASCVVSIVLVLLYLYLTPCRCRGDRGRGGGGGSGEATTGCGGRASLLCSDPGEAESRERRSHNGKRVAFLEPRGAEEDGDKGVAGAAGGCDPGITVGTATGLVVGMATESILKNGGGAIGGRNHSNPGQQVV; this is translated from the coding sequence ATGTTTCCCTCCACCGGTTCTCCGCTCCGtcccgccctcccctcctcccccacctcctcctgcgtCGCGGCGttgctcctcccccttctctgctGGCTCCGCCCCTCCTCTTCCGCGGCGCTCGCCTGCCCGCGCGGCTGCCTCTGCGCCAGCGACATCATCTCCTGCAGCGGCGCCGGGCTCTCCCGCTGGCCCCGGGACGTCCCGGCGTGGGCCGCCCACCTGGACCTCAGCCACAACCTGCTGGCCACGCTGCCCGCCAACTGGAGCGCGCCGCGGACCCTCCGCCGCCTCGCCTCCCTGCTGCTGGCCCGCAACGCCATCGCCGGCGTGGAGCCCGACGCCTTCGCCCTCACGCCGCACCTCGTCCACCTGGACCTGTCCTCCAACCGGCTGGCGGCCGTGCGGGCGTCGGCCTTCGGCCGGGGCGCCCTGCCCGGGCTGGAGGTGCTGCTGCTCTTCGGGAACCGGATCGCGGCGGTGGAGCCCGGGGCGCTGTCGGGCCTGCGCGGCCTCCGGCGGCTGTACCTGGCGGGGAACCGGCTGGCCGCCGTCcccctggagctgctggagggccggccccgccccgcccaccTGGCGCTGCTGGACCTGTCGTCCAACGCGCTGACGGCGCTGCCCGTGCAGAGCCTGCTGGCCCTGGGGGCCCGGCCGCAGGTGTACCTGCAGGGCAACCCCCTGGTGTGCGACTGCGCGCTGCGGGCGCTGCTGGGCTTCTGGTGCCGGCGGCGGTACCGCCCGCTGCTGGACTTCAGGGCGGAGTACCCctgtggggcggggggcgggggaggctgctccacctccaccacctccaccgcaaACACACAGGACCTGGTGTCTCCCGTGGGCGGGGTTTATCAGATCGAGCCGGGTGATTGGCTGACGGTCCCGTGCCCGGgcttggccccgcccctccgggAGAACCAGACGGTGTTCTGGCTCACGCCCGGCGCCGtcctcaactcctcctcctcctcctcctccggcgacGGCGACGGCGGTGACCATGGCAACGCCACCCTGCGGCGGGTCCGGGTCCTCCCCAGCGGCGCCCTGGAGATCCGCGGGGCGGTGGCGGCCGACGCCGGCACCTACACCTGCGTGGCGGCCCGCGGCGCCCCGCCCGAGCCCGAGTGCGGCGGCGAGGAGGAGCGGGGCGGGGCCGACGGCGAGGTCAGTGTCCTGGTGGGGAACAAGAGccagggcgggggcggggccagaggggGCGGCCGGCGCCGGGGGGCGGAGCACTTCAACACGGCCTTCACCACCCTGGCGTCGTGCGTGGTCAGCATCGTGCTGGTGCTGCTCTACCTCTACCTCACGCCCTGCCGTTGCCGCGGCGaccgggggagaggagggggcggggggtccgGGGAGGCGACGACGGGCTGCGGGGGCCGCGCCTCCCTGCTGTGCTCCGACCCCGGGGAGGCGGAGTCCCGGGAGAGGCGGAGCCACAACGGGAAGCGGGTGGCGTTCCTGGAGCCGCGcggggcggaggaggacggAGATAAGGGCGTGGCCGGAGCGGCCGGCGGCTGTGACCCGGGCATTACCGTCGGCACGGCGACGGGCCTCGTCGTCGGCATGGCGACAGAGAGCATCCTGAAGAACGGAGGCGGGGCCATTGGGGGGAGGAACCACTCTAACCCCGGCCAACAGGTGGTGTAG